A genomic region of Anas acuta chromosome 25, bAnaAcu1.1, whole genome shotgun sequence contains the following coding sequences:
- the LOC137844610 gene encoding alpha-2-macroglobulin-like isoform X1: MGSTAALPCLMLLCLLHLVAGASAQPRYLVLFPYVIYYPHGGKVHIHLMDLDGPVRVTLHLASSHGVPNVTLEETGNKILQLDWPLFPNISTPTEEVAYLHVSIQGGSLRVSQQRMVLLKAPGLWTAIQTDKTTYEPGQTVKFRILHLEEDFIPSDRKLPLVTVTDFGGRTIASWQDVSLQQGIADLSLPLAHSSLDSYTIRVEQTTHIFYVERNRPPHFQVLLQLPSFVTVTDEMIPLHVCGWYPSGKPFRGRAEARLCQWHNYYLNEPGKCATFEAETGRNGCFSTQISTASFNLTSPDYERRLYANAILTERRTGNLHSLTKSCNILPEMPTAAFKNTDGFYKHGMPPTGTGDLKEVPLPSKNESRNDSTVLNSSSSDSQSFLKIHRMKRTPPCRKPLRLRVDYVLNKEALGTELQSVDVVFLVMARDTIVSLLRKELTLEAGLRGSFSLELPVGPRLVPTAMVLGYVMLPGGNVVGDWAELHIAMCFPNQVKLSFPEQKALAGSQVRLKVQAAPGSLCAIHIMDQPTSYYGLKAAYGSKVVYNLRPSSEDSSYSEYGAFCVDPYWGMHPVNAIPLNPYDMTSFEYKRRRARQAAEFLRFQDPCDPGVRAALRTVTNTVLNSSMAFQTVAGLEKDKEEDEREPRPRQDQALQKDFPGTWLWELVPVGEEGSAEVPVTVPNAITEWTAGMFCTAPTGLGLAPTVTLLTFKPFFVELALPYAVTRGKTFTLAATVFSYLRQSLRVRVTLAESAELEVSASADGAESSCISEFKARTFRWDVKATSLGKVNVTVTAQALHSEELCNTEVPVVPAQGHVDTVTKLLAVEVNAEALKHRRPM, translated from the exons ATGGGTtccacagcagccctgccctgcctgatGCTGCTTTGCCTCCTGCACCTCGTAGCTGGAGCATCTGCACAGCC GAGATACCTGGTGCTCTTCCCCTACGTGATCTACTACCCACACGGGGGCAAGGTGCACATCCACCTCATGGACCTGGATGGGCCCGTGCGGGTCACTCTCCACCTGGCGAGCAGCCATGGCGTCCCTAATGTCACCCTGGAGGAGACGGGCAACAAGATCCTCCAGCTGGACTGGCCCCTCTTCCCCAAC ATTTCTACCCCCACAGAGGAGGTGGCGTACCTGCATGTCTCCATCCAGGGAGGTTCCCTGAGGGTCTCCCAGCAGAGGATGGTTCTGCTGAAAGCCCCAGGTCTGTGGACTGCGATACAGACAGACAAAACTACCTACGAGCCTGGGCAAACTG TGAAGTTTCGAATTCTCCATTTGGAGGAGGACTTCATTCCCAGTGACAGAAAG cttcCCTTGGTGACCGTGACT GATTTCGGAGGGAGAACCATCGCGTCATGGCAGGATgtgagcctgcagcagggcattGCGGACCTGTCCCTCCCGCTGGCCCACTCATCCCTTGACAGTTACACCATCAGGGTGGAACAGACGACTCACATCTTCTATGTGGAGAGAAACA GGCCACCCCACTTCCAAGTGCTTCTTCAGCTGCCGTCCTTTGTGACGGTGACGGACGAGATGATCCCACTGCACGTCTGCGGGTG GTACCCATCTGGGAAACCTTTCCGGGGCAGGGCTGAGGCCAGACTGTGCCAGTGGCACAACTATTATCTGAACGAACCTGGCAAATGTGCTACATTTGAGGCTGAG ACAGGGAGGAATGGCTGCTTCTCCACCCAGATATCCACGGCTTCTTTCAACCTGACCAGCCCCGACTATGAGAGGCGGCTCTACGCCAATGCAATTCTGACAGAGCGGAGGACCG GGAATTTGCATAGCCTGACTAAAAGCTGTAACATTCTGCCTGAAATGCCCACAGCTGCATTCAAGAACACCGATGGTTTCTACAAGCATGGGATGCCCCCCACTGGCACG GGTGATCTCAAGGAGGTGCCTCTGCCCTCAAAGAACGAAAGCCGAAATGACAGTACCGTCCTGAATTCCTCCTCTTCGGACAGCCAAAGTTTCTTGAAGATCCACAGGATGAAAAGGACACCACCCTGCAGAAAGCCCCTGCGACTCCGGGTAGATTACGTCCTCAACAAGGAGGCCCTGGGGACCGAGCTGCAGAGCGTGGATGTGGTCTTCCTG GTCATGGCCAGAGATACCATTGTCAGCCTCCTCAGGAAGGAGCTGACCTTGGAGGCAG GGCTGAGAGGCTCCTTCTCCCTGGAGCTGCCTGTTGGCCCCAGGCTGGTGCCCACGGCCATGGTGCTGGGCTATGTGATGCTGCCTGGTGGCAACGTGGTGGGAGACTGGGCTGAGCTGCACATCGCCATGTGCTTCCCCAACCAG GTGAAGCTGTCCTTCCCGGAGCAGAAGGCTCTGGCAGGCTCGCAGGTCCGCCTGAAGgtgcaggctgccccagggtcCCTGTGTGCCATCCACATCATGGATCAGCCCACATCGTACTATGGTCTCAAGGCTGCCTATGGCTCCAAAGTG GTCTATAACTTACGCCCATCTTCTGAAGACAGCTCTTATTCTGAATATGGAGCATTCTGTGTTGACCCTTATTGGGGTATGCATCCAGTAAACGCTATACCACTCAACCCATATGATATGACTTCCTTCGAATACAAACGTCGGCGCGCTAGGCAGGCAGCAGAATTTCTCAGATTTCAAGACCCGTGTGACCCGGGAGTG CGTGCAGCTTTGAGAACTGTCACCAACACTGTCCTGAACAGCTCTATGGCATTCCAAACAGTGG CAGGGCTGGAGAAGGACAAAGAGGAAGATGAGAGAGAGCCCCGACCCAGGCAGGACCAAGCACTGCAGAAGGATTTTCCTGGGACGTGGCTGTGGGAGCTGGTCCCTGTGGG GGAGGAGGGCTCCGCAGAGGTGCCGGTGACAGTGCCCAACGCCATCACGGAGTGGACAGCTGGGATGTTCTGCACGGCACCCACGGGCTTGGGGCTAGCCCCCACTGTCACCCTCTTGACCTTTAAGCCCTTCTTTGTGGAGCTGGCGCTGCCCTACGCCGTGACCCGGGGCAAAACCTTCACCCTGGCCGCCACCGTCTTCAGCTACCTGCGGCAGTCCCTGCGG GTTCGGGTGACGCTGGCAGAGTCGGCGGAGCTGGAGGTGTCAGCAAGTGCAGATGGTGCGGAGAGCAGCTGCATCTCGGAGTTCAAAGCCAGGACCTTCCGGTGGGACGTGAAAGCCACCAGCCTGG GGAAGGTGAACGTCACCGTCACCGCCCAGGCGCTGCACTCTGAGGAGCTCTGCAACACCGAGGTACCCGTGGTGCCGGCGCAGGGGCATGTGGACACCGTGACGAAGCTGCTGGCGGTGGAGGTAAATGCAGAG GCTTTAAAGCACAGAAGACCGATGTGA
- the LOC137844610 gene encoding alpha-2-macroglobulin-like isoform X3, which translates to MGSTAALPCLMLLCLLHLVAGASAQPRYLVLFPYVIYYPHGGKVHIHLMDLDGPVRVTLHLASSHGVPNVTLEETGNKILQLDWPLFPNISTPTEEVAYLHVSIQGGSLRVSQQRMVLLKAPGLWTAIQTDKTTYEPGQTVKFRILHLEEDFIPSDRKLPLVTVTDFGGRTIASWQDVSLQQGIADLSLPLAHSSLDSYTIRVEQTTHIFYVERNRPPHFQVLLQLPSFVTVTDEMIPLHVCGWYPSGKPFRGRAEARLCQWHNYYLNEPGKCATFEAETGRNGCFSTQISTASFNLTSPDYERRLYANAILTERRTGNLHSLTKSCNILPEMPTAAFKNTDGFYKHGMPPTGTGDLKEVPLPSKNESRNDSTVLNSSSSDSQSFLKIHRMKRTPPCRKPLRLRVDYVLNKEALGTELQSVDVVFLVMARDTIVSLLRKELTLEAGLRGSFSLELPVGPRLVPTAMVLGYVMLPGGNVVGDWAELHIAMCFPNQVKLSFPEQKALAGSQVRLKVQAAPGSLCAIHIMDQPTSYYGLKAAYGSKVVYNLRPSSEDSSYSEYGAFCVDPYWGMHPVNAIPLNPYDMTSFEYKRRRARQAAEFLRFQDPCDPGVRAALRTVTNTVLNSSMAFQTVAGLEKDKEEDEREPRPRQDQALQKDFPGTWLWELVPVGEEGSAEVPVTVPNAITEWTAGMFCTAPTGLGLAPTVTLLTFKPFFVELALPYAVTRGKTFTLAATVFSYLRQSLRVRVTLAESAELEVSASADGAESSCISEFKARTFRWDVKATSLGKVNVTVTAQALHSEELCNTEVPVVPAQGHVDTVTKLLAVEALKHRRPM; encoded by the exons ATGGGTtccacagcagccctgccctgcctgatGCTGCTTTGCCTCCTGCACCTCGTAGCTGGAGCATCTGCACAGCC GAGATACCTGGTGCTCTTCCCCTACGTGATCTACTACCCACACGGGGGCAAGGTGCACATCCACCTCATGGACCTGGATGGGCCCGTGCGGGTCACTCTCCACCTGGCGAGCAGCCATGGCGTCCCTAATGTCACCCTGGAGGAGACGGGCAACAAGATCCTCCAGCTGGACTGGCCCCTCTTCCCCAAC ATTTCTACCCCCACAGAGGAGGTGGCGTACCTGCATGTCTCCATCCAGGGAGGTTCCCTGAGGGTCTCCCAGCAGAGGATGGTTCTGCTGAAAGCCCCAGGTCTGTGGACTGCGATACAGACAGACAAAACTACCTACGAGCCTGGGCAAACTG TGAAGTTTCGAATTCTCCATTTGGAGGAGGACTTCATTCCCAGTGACAGAAAG cttcCCTTGGTGACCGTGACT GATTTCGGAGGGAGAACCATCGCGTCATGGCAGGATgtgagcctgcagcagggcattGCGGACCTGTCCCTCCCGCTGGCCCACTCATCCCTTGACAGTTACACCATCAGGGTGGAACAGACGACTCACATCTTCTATGTGGAGAGAAACA GGCCACCCCACTTCCAAGTGCTTCTTCAGCTGCCGTCCTTTGTGACGGTGACGGACGAGATGATCCCACTGCACGTCTGCGGGTG GTACCCATCTGGGAAACCTTTCCGGGGCAGGGCTGAGGCCAGACTGTGCCAGTGGCACAACTATTATCTGAACGAACCTGGCAAATGTGCTACATTTGAGGCTGAG ACAGGGAGGAATGGCTGCTTCTCCACCCAGATATCCACGGCTTCTTTCAACCTGACCAGCCCCGACTATGAGAGGCGGCTCTACGCCAATGCAATTCTGACAGAGCGGAGGACCG GGAATTTGCATAGCCTGACTAAAAGCTGTAACATTCTGCCTGAAATGCCCACAGCTGCATTCAAGAACACCGATGGTTTCTACAAGCATGGGATGCCCCCCACTGGCACG GGTGATCTCAAGGAGGTGCCTCTGCCCTCAAAGAACGAAAGCCGAAATGACAGTACCGTCCTGAATTCCTCCTCTTCGGACAGCCAAAGTTTCTTGAAGATCCACAGGATGAAAAGGACACCACCCTGCAGAAAGCCCCTGCGACTCCGGGTAGATTACGTCCTCAACAAGGAGGCCCTGGGGACCGAGCTGCAGAGCGTGGATGTGGTCTTCCTG GTCATGGCCAGAGATACCATTGTCAGCCTCCTCAGGAAGGAGCTGACCTTGGAGGCAG GGCTGAGAGGCTCCTTCTCCCTGGAGCTGCCTGTTGGCCCCAGGCTGGTGCCCACGGCCATGGTGCTGGGCTATGTGATGCTGCCTGGTGGCAACGTGGTGGGAGACTGGGCTGAGCTGCACATCGCCATGTGCTTCCCCAACCAG GTGAAGCTGTCCTTCCCGGAGCAGAAGGCTCTGGCAGGCTCGCAGGTCCGCCTGAAGgtgcaggctgccccagggtcCCTGTGTGCCATCCACATCATGGATCAGCCCACATCGTACTATGGTCTCAAGGCTGCCTATGGCTCCAAAGTG GTCTATAACTTACGCCCATCTTCTGAAGACAGCTCTTATTCTGAATATGGAGCATTCTGTGTTGACCCTTATTGGGGTATGCATCCAGTAAACGCTATACCACTCAACCCATATGATATGACTTCCTTCGAATACAAACGTCGGCGCGCTAGGCAGGCAGCAGAATTTCTCAGATTTCAAGACCCGTGTGACCCGGGAGTG CGTGCAGCTTTGAGAACTGTCACCAACACTGTCCTGAACAGCTCTATGGCATTCCAAACAGTGG CAGGGCTGGAGAAGGACAAAGAGGAAGATGAGAGAGAGCCCCGACCCAGGCAGGACCAAGCACTGCAGAAGGATTTTCCTGGGACGTGGCTGTGGGAGCTGGTCCCTGTGGG GGAGGAGGGCTCCGCAGAGGTGCCGGTGACAGTGCCCAACGCCATCACGGAGTGGACAGCTGGGATGTTCTGCACGGCACCCACGGGCTTGGGGCTAGCCCCCACTGTCACCCTCTTGACCTTTAAGCCCTTCTTTGTGGAGCTGGCGCTGCCCTACGCCGTGACCCGGGGCAAAACCTTCACCCTGGCCGCCACCGTCTTCAGCTACCTGCGGCAGTCCCTGCGG GTTCGGGTGACGCTGGCAGAGTCGGCGGAGCTGGAGGTGTCAGCAAGTGCAGATGGTGCGGAGAGCAGCTGCATCTCGGAGTTCAAAGCCAGGACCTTCCGGTGGGACGTGAAAGCCACCAGCCTGG GGAAGGTGAACGTCACCGTCACCGCCCAGGCGCTGCACTCTGAGGAGCTCTGCAACACCGAGGTACCCGTGGTGCCGGCGCAGGGGCATGTGGACACCGTGACGAAGCTGCTGGCGGTGGAG GCTTTAAAGCACAGAAGACCGATGTGA
- the LOC137844610 gene encoding alpha-2-macroglobulin-like protein 1 isoform X4, producing the protein MGSTAALPCLMLLCLLHLVAGASAQPRYLVLFPYVIYYPHGGKVHIHLMDLDGPVRVTLHLASSHGVPNVTLEETGNKILQLDWPLFPNISTPTEEVAYLHVSIQGGSLRVSQQRMVLLKAPGLWTAIQTDKTTYEPGQTVKFRILHLEEDFIPSDRKLPLVTVTDFGGRTIASWQDVSLQQGIADLSLPLAHSSLDSYTIRVEQTTHIFYVERNRPPHFQVLLQLPSFVTVTDEMIPLHVCGWAEARLCQWHNYYLNEPGKCATFEAETGRNGCFSTQISTASFNLTSPDYERRLYANAILTERRTGNLHSLTKSCNILPEMPTAAFKNTDGFYKHGMPPTGTGDLKEVPLPSKNESRNDSTVLNSSSSDSQSFLKIHRMKRTPPCRKPLRLRVDYVLNKEALGTELQSVDVVFLVMARDTIVSLLRKELTLEAGLRGSFSLELPVGPRLVPTAMVLGYVMLPGGNVVGDWAELHIAMCFPNQVKLSFPEQKALAGSQVRLKVQAAPGSLCAIHIMDQPTSYYGLKAAYGSKVVYNLRPSSEDSSYSEYGAFCVDPYWGMHPVNAIPLNPYDMTSFEYKRRRARQAAEFLRFQDPCDPGVRAALRTVTNTVLNSSMAFQTVAGLEKDKEEDEREPRPRQDQALQKDFPGTWLWELVPVGEEGSAEVPVTVPNAITEWTAGMFCTAPTGLGLAPTVTLLTFKPFFVELALPYAVTRGKTFTLAATVFSYLRQSLRVRVTLAESAELEVSASADGAESSCISEFKARTFRWDVKATSLGKVNVTVTAQALHSEELCNTEVPVVPAQGHVDTVTKLLAVEVNAEALKHRRPM; encoded by the exons ATGGGTtccacagcagccctgccctgcctgatGCTGCTTTGCCTCCTGCACCTCGTAGCTGGAGCATCTGCACAGCC GAGATACCTGGTGCTCTTCCCCTACGTGATCTACTACCCACACGGGGGCAAGGTGCACATCCACCTCATGGACCTGGATGGGCCCGTGCGGGTCACTCTCCACCTGGCGAGCAGCCATGGCGTCCCTAATGTCACCCTGGAGGAGACGGGCAACAAGATCCTCCAGCTGGACTGGCCCCTCTTCCCCAAC ATTTCTACCCCCACAGAGGAGGTGGCGTACCTGCATGTCTCCATCCAGGGAGGTTCCCTGAGGGTCTCCCAGCAGAGGATGGTTCTGCTGAAAGCCCCAGGTCTGTGGACTGCGATACAGACAGACAAAACTACCTACGAGCCTGGGCAAACTG TGAAGTTTCGAATTCTCCATTTGGAGGAGGACTTCATTCCCAGTGACAGAAAG cttcCCTTGGTGACCGTGACT GATTTCGGAGGGAGAACCATCGCGTCATGGCAGGATgtgagcctgcagcagggcattGCGGACCTGTCCCTCCCGCTGGCCCACTCATCCCTTGACAGTTACACCATCAGGGTGGAACAGACGACTCACATCTTCTATGTGGAGAGAAACA GGCCACCCCACTTCCAAGTGCTTCTTCAGCTGCCGTCCTTTGTGACGGTGACGGACGAGATGATCCCACTGCACGTCTGCGGGTG GGCTGAGGCCAGACTGTGCCAGTGGCACAACTATTATCTGAACGAACCTGGCAAATGTGCTACATTTGAGGCTGAG ACAGGGAGGAATGGCTGCTTCTCCACCCAGATATCCACGGCTTCTTTCAACCTGACCAGCCCCGACTATGAGAGGCGGCTCTACGCCAATGCAATTCTGACAGAGCGGAGGACCG GGAATTTGCATAGCCTGACTAAAAGCTGTAACATTCTGCCTGAAATGCCCACAGCTGCATTCAAGAACACCGATGGTTTCTACAAGCATGGGATGCCCCCCACTGGCACG GGTGATCTCAAGGAGGTGCCTCTGCCCTCAAAGAACGAAAGCCGAAATGACAGTACCGTCCTGAATTCCTCCTCTTCGGACAGCCAAAGTTTCTTGAAGATCCACAGGATGAAAAGGACACCACCCTGCAGAAAGCCCCTGCGACTCCGGGTAGATTACGTCCTCAACAAGGAGGCCCTGGGGACCGAGCTGCAGAGCGTGGATGTGGTCTTCCTG GTCATGGCCAGAGATACCATTGTCAGCCTCCTCAGGAAGGAGCTGACCTTGGAGGCAG GGCTGAGAGGCTCCTTCTCCCTGGAGCTGCCTGTTGGCCCCAGGCTGGTGCCCACGGCCATGGTGCTGGGCTATGTGATGCTGCCTGGTGGCAACGTGGTGGGAGACTGGGCTGAGCTGCACATCGCCATGTGCTTCCCCAACCAG GTGAAGCTGTCCTTCCCGGAGCAGAAGGCTCTGGCAGGCTCGCAGGTCCGCCTGAAGgtgcaggctgccccagggtcCCTGTGTGCCATCCACATCATGGATCAGCCCACATCGTACTATGGTCTCAAGGCTGCCTATGGCTCCAAAGTG GTCTATAACTTACGCCCATCTTCTGAAGACAGCTCTTATTCTGAATATGGAGCATTCTGTGTTGACCCTTATTGGGGTATGCATCCAGTAAACGCTATACCACTCAACCCATATGATATGACTTCCTTCGAATACAAACGTCGGCGCGCTAGGCAGGCAGCAGAATTTCTCAGATTTCAAGACCCGTGTGACCCGGGAGTG CGTGCAGCTTTGAGAACTGTCACCAACACTGTCCTGAACAGCTCTATGGCATTCCAAACAGTGG CAGGGCTGGAGAAGGACAAAGAGGAAGATGAGAGAGAGCCCCGACCCAGGCAGGACCAAGCACTGCAGAAGGATTTTCCTGGGACGTGGCTGTGGGAGCTGGTCCCTGTGGG GGAGGAGGGCTCCGCAGAGGTGCCGGTGACAGTGCCCAACGCCATCACGGAGTGGACAGCTGGGATGTTCTGCACGGCACCCACGGGCTTGGGGCTAGCCCCCACTGTCACCCTCTTGACCTTTAAGCCCTTCTTTGTGGAGCTGGCGCTGCCCTACGCCGTGACCCGGGGCAAAACCTTCACCCTGGCCGCCACCGTCTTCAGCTACCTGCGGCAGTCCCTGCGG GTTCGGGTGACGCTGGCAGAGTCGGCGGAGCTGGAGGTGTCAGCAAGTGCAGATGGTGCGGAGAGCAGCTGCATCTCGGAGTTCAAAGCCAGGACCTTCCGGTGGGACGTGAAAGCCACCAGCCTGG GGAAGGTGAACGTCACCGTCACCGCCCAGGCGCTGCACTCTGAGGAGCTCTGCAACACCGAGGTACCCGTGGTGCCGGCGCAGGGGCATGTGGACACCGTGACGAAGCTGCTGGCGGTGGAGGTAAATGCAGAG GCTTTAAAGCACAGAAGACCGATGTGA
- the LOC137844610 gene encoding alpha-2-macroglobulin-like isoform X2, whose translation MGSTAALPCLMLLCLLHLVAGASAQPRYLVLFPYVIYYPHGGKVHIHLMDLDGPVRVTLHLASSHGVPNVTLEETGNKILQLDWPLFPNISTPTEEVAYLHVSIQGGSLRVSQQRMVLLKAPGLWTAIQTDKTTYEPGQTVKFRILHLEEDFIPSDRKLPLVTVTDFGGRTIASWQDVSLQQGIADLSLPLAHSSLDSYTIRVEQTTHIFYVERNRPPHFQVLLQLPSFVTVTDEMIPLHVCGWYPSGKPFRGRAEARLCQWHNYYLNEPGKCATFEAETGRNGCFSTQISTASFNLTSPDYERRLYANAILTERRTGNLHSLTKSCNILPEMPTAAFKNTDGFYKHGMPPTGTGDLKEVPLPSKNESRNDSTVLNSSSSDSQSFLKIHRMKRTPPCRKPLRLRVDYVLNKEALGTELQSVDVVFLVMARDTIVSLLRKELTLEAGLRGSFSLELPVGPRLVPTAMVLGYVMLPGGNVVGDWAELHIAMCFPNQVKLSFPEQKALAGSQVRLKVQAAPGSLCAIHIMDQPTSYYGLKAAYGSKVVYNLRPSSEDSSYSEYGAFCVDPYWGMHPVNAIPLNPYDMTSFEYKRRRARQAAEFLRFQDPCDPGVRAALRTVTNTVLNSSMAFQTVGLEKDKEEDEREPRPRQDQALQKDFPGTWLWELVPVGEEGSAEVPVTVPNAITEWTAGMFCTAPTGLGLAPTVTLLTFKPFFVELALPYAVTRGKTFTLAATVFSYLRQSLRVRVTLAESAELEVSASADGAESSCISEFKARTFRWDVKATSLGKVNVTVTAQALHSEELCNTEVPVVPAQGHVDTVTKLLAVEVNAEALKHRRPM comes from the exons ATGGGTtccacagcagccctgccctgcctgatGCTGCTTTGCCTCCTGCACCTCGTAGCTGGAGCATCTGCACAGCC GAGATACCTGGTGCTCTTCCCCTACGTGATCTACTACCCACACGGGGGCAAGGTGCACATCCACCTCATGGACCTGGATGGGCCCGTGCGGGTCACTCTCCACCTGGCGAGCAGCCATGGCGTCCCTAATGTCACCCTGGAGGAGACGGGCAACAAGATCCTCCAGCTGGACTGGCCCCTCTTCCCCAAC ATTTCTACCCCCACAGAGGAGGTGGCGTACCTGCATGTCTCCATCCAGGGAGGTTCCCTGAGGGTCTCCCAGCAGAGGATGGTTCTGCTGAAAGCCCCAGGTCTGTGGACTGCGATACAGACAGACAAAACTACCTACGAGCCTGGGCAAACTG TGAAGTTTCGAATTCTCCATTTGGAGGAGGACTTCATTCCCAGTGACAGAAAG cttcCCTTGGTGACCGTGACT GATTTCGGAGGGAGAACCATCGCGTCATGGCAGGATgtgagcctgcagcagggcattGCGGACCTGTCCCTCCCGCTGGCCCACTCATCCCTTGACAGTTACACCATCAGGGTGGAACAGACGACTCACATCTTCTATGTGGAGAGAAACA GGCCACCCCACTTCCAAGTGCTTCTTCAGCTGCCGTCCTTTGTGACGGTGACGGACGAGATGATCCCACTGCACGTCTGCGGGTG GTACCCATCTGGGAAACCTTTCCGGGGCAGGGCTGAGGCCAGACTGTGCCAGTGGCACAACTATTATCTGAACGAACCTGGCAAATGTGCTACATTTGAGGCTGAG ACAGGGAGGAATGGCTGCTTCTCCACCCAGATATCCACGGCTTCTTTCAACCTGACCAGCCCCGACTATGAGAGGCGGCTCTACGCCAATGCAATTCTGACAGAGCGGAGGACCG GGAATTTGCATAGCCTGACTAAAAGCTGTAACATTCTGCCTGAAATGCCCACAGCTGCATTCAAGAACACCGATGGTTTCTACAAGCATGGGATGCCCCCCACTGGCACG GGTGATCTCAAGGAGGTGCCTCTGCCCTCAAAGAACGAAAGCCGAAATGACAGTACCGTCCTGAATTCCTCCTCTTCGGACAGCCAAAGTTTCTTGAAGATCCACAGGATGAAAAGGACACCACCCTGCAGAAAGCCCCTGCGACTCCGGGTAGATTACGTCCTCAACAAGGAGGCCCTGGGGACCGAGCTGCAGAGCGTGGATGTGGTCTTCCTG GTCATGGCCAGAGATACCATTGTCAGCCTCCTCAGGAAGGAGCTGACCTTGGAGGCAG GGCTGAGAGGCTCCTTCTCCCTGGAGCTGCCTGTTGGCCCCAGGCTGGTGCCCACGGCCATGGTGCTGGGCTATGTGATGCTGCCTGGTGGCAACGTGGTGGGAGACTGGGCTGAGCTGCACATCGCCATGTGCTTCCCCAACCAG GTGAAGCTGTCCTTCCCGGAGCAGAAGGCTCTGGCAGGCTCGCAGGTCCGCCTGAAGgtgcaggctgccccagggtcCCTGTGTGCCATCCACATCATGGATCAGCCCACATCGTACTATGGTCTCAAGGCTGCCTATGGCTCCAAAGTG GTCTATAACTTACGCCCATCTTCTGAAGACAGCTCTTATTCTGAATATGGAGCATTCTGTGTTGACCCTTATTGGGGTATGCATCCAGTAAACGCTATACCACTCAACCCATATGATATGACTTCCTTCGAATACAAACGTCGGCGCGCTAGGCAGGCAGCAGAATTTCTCAGATTTCAAGACCCGTGTGACCCGGGAGTG CGTGCAGCTTTGAGAACTGTCACCAACACTGTCCTGAACAGCTCTATGGCATTCCAAACAGTGG GGCTGGAGAAGGACAAAGAGGAAGATGAGAGAGAGCCCCGACCCAGGCAGGACCAAGCACTGCAGAAGGATTTTCCTGGGACGTGGCTGTGGGAGCTGGTCCCTGTGGG GGAGGAGGGCTCCGCAGAGGTGCCGGTGACAGTGCCCAACGCCATCACGGAGTGGACAGCTGGGATGTTCTGCACGGCACCCACGGGCTTGGGGCTAGCCCCCACTGTCACCCTCTTGACCTTTAAGCCCTTCTTTGTGGAGCTGGCGCTGCCCTACGCCGTGACCCGGGGCAAAACCTTCACCCTGGCCGCCACCGTCTTCAGCTACCTGCGGCAGTCCCTGCGG GTTCGGGTGACGCTGGCAGAGTCGGCGGAGCTGGAGGTGTCAGCAAGTGCAGATGGTGCGGAGAGCAGCTGCATCTCGGAGTTCAAAGCCAGGACCTTCCGGTGGGACGTGAAAGCCACCAGCCTGG GGAAGGTGAACGTCACCGTCACCGCCCAGGCGCTGCACTCTGAGGAGCTCTGCAACACCGAGGTACCCGTGGTGCCGGCGCAGGGGCATGTGGACACCGTGACGAAGCTGCTGGCGGTGGAGGTAAATGCAGAG GCTTTAAAGCACAGAAGACCGATGTGA